The following are encoded in a window of Streptomyces sp. SAT1 genomic DNA:
- the lipB gene encoding lipoyl(octanoyl) transferase LipB, whose product MSEVRFVRRGFGAEAVDYQEAWDEQRRVHAARFADEIPDTVLLLEHPPVYTAGRRTQDSERPLDGTPVVDVDRGGKITWHGPGQLVGYPIQKLPRPVDVVAHVRRLEEALIRTCAEFGLETTRVEGRSGVWVLGDPVELRPALGGLSLDFDPRLADEEFDPRLNGPEYAPSNAGQRREDRKIAAIGIRVAKGVTMHGFALNVNPDNKWFDKIIPCGIRDAGVASLAGELGRDVTIAEVLPVVERHLRDVLENADLRPRAVERTAAV is encoded by the coding sequence GTGAGTGAGGTGCGGTTCGTCCGCAGGGGATTCGGTGCCGAGGCCGTGGACTACCAGGAGGCCTGGGACGAGCAGCGGCGGGTGCACGCGGCCCGGTTCGCGGACGAGATCCCCGACACCGTGCTGCTGCTGGAGCACCCGCCCGTGTACACGGCGGGCCGGCGCACCCAGGACAGCGAGCGCCCGCTCGACGGCACCCCCGTCGTCGACGTGGACCGCGGCGGCAAGATCACCTGGCACGGCCCCGGACAGCTGGTCGGCTACCCGATCCAGAAGCTGCCCCGCCCGGTGGACGTGGTGGCGCACGTGCGGCGCCTGGAGGAGGCGCTGATCCGCACCTGCGCGGAGTTCGGCCTGGAGACCACCCGGGTCGAGGGCCGCAGCGGGGTGTGGGTGCTCGGCGACCCGGTCGAGCTGCGGCCCGCGCTCGGCGGCCTCTCCCTCGACTTCGACCCGCGGCTGGCCGACGAGGAGTTCGACCCCCGGCTGAACGGTCCCGAGTACGCGCCCTCCAACGCCGGCCAGCGCCGCGAGGACCGGAAGATCGCCGCCATCGGCATCCGGGTGGCCAAGGGCGTCACGATGCACGGCTTCGCCCTGAACGTGAATCCGGACAACAAGTGGTTCGACAAGATCATCCCCTGCGGGATCCGGGACGCGGGCGTCGCCTCGCTCGCGGGCGAGCTGGGCCGGGACGTCACCATCGCCGAGGTGCTGCCCGTGGTCGAGCGGCATCTGCGGGACGTCCTGGAGAACGCCGACCTCAGGCCGCGCGCGGTCGAGAGGACGGCGGCCGTCTGA
- the lipA gene encoding lipoyl synthase gives MSAVAPDGRKLLRLEVRNSQTPIERKPEWIKTRAKMGPEYTKMQNLVKSEGLHTVCQEAGCPNIYECWEDREATFLIGGDQCTRRCDFCQIDTGKPEALDRDEPRRVGESVVTMDLNYATITGVARDDLADGGAWLYAETVRQIHAQTAEREGGRTKVELLAPDFNAVPEQLAEVFESRPEVFAHNVETVPRIFKRIRPGFRYERSLKVITEARDFGLVTKSNLILGMGETREEVVEALKQLHEAGCELVTITQYLRPSVRHHPVERWVKPQEFVELKEEAERIGFSGVMSGPLVRSSYRAGRLYQMAIEKRGAFVAAQAV, from the coding sequence GTGTCCGCAGTCGCACCCGACGGACGCAAGTTGCTGCGCCTGGAGGTCCGCAACAGCCAGACCCCCATCGAGCGCAAGCCCGAGTGGATCAAGACCCGGGCGAAAATGGGTCCCGAGTACACGAAGATGCAGAACCTCGTGAAGAGCGAGGGCCTGCACACGGTCTGCCAGGAAGCCGGCTGCCCGAACATCTACGAGTGCTGGGAGGACCGCGAGGCGACCTTCCTCATCGGCGGCGACCAGTGCACCCGGCGCTGCGACTTCTGCCAGATCGACACGGGCAAGCCCGAGGCGCTGGACCGCGACGAGCCGCGCCGCGTGGGCGAGTCCGTGGTCACCATGGACCTGAACTACGCCACCATCACCGGCGTCGCCCGCGACGACCTGGCGGACGGCGGCGCCTGGCTGTACGCCGAGACCGTGCGCCAGATCCACGCGCAGACGGCGGAGCGCGAGGGCGGCCGGACCAAGGTCGAGCTGCTCGCCCCCGACTTCAACGCGGTCCCCGAGCAGCTCGCCGAGGTGTTCGAGTCCCGGCCCGAGGTCTTCGCGCACAACGTCGAGACGGTCCCGCGGATCTTCAAGCGGATCCGCCCCGGCTTCCGCTACGAGCGCTCCCTGAAGGTCATCACCGAGGCCCGCGACTTCGGCCTGGTGACCAAGTCCAACCTCATCCTCGGCATGGGCGAGACCCGCGAGGAGGTCGTCGAGGCGCTGAAGCAGCTGCACGAGGCGGGCTGCGAGCTGGTCACCATCACGCAGTACCTGCGCCCGAGCGTGCGCCACCACCCGGTGGAGCGCTGGGTCAAGCCGCAGGAGTTCGTGGAGCTGAAGGAGGAGGCCGAGCGGATCGGCTTCTCGGGCGTGATGTCCGGGCCGCTGGTACGGTCCTCCTACCGCGCCGGGCGGCTGTACCAGATGGCGATCGAGAAGCGGGGCGCCTTCGTCGCCGCGCAGGCCGTCTGA
- a CDS encoding SCO2195 family GlnR-regulated protein: MQAAPVRATAIPSFSVALRAVESLLMSGGQRTARRNAWTSVLEDRRRAKDRVEAQRVLDRFPAVRP, translated from the coding sequence ATGCAGGCCGCGCCCGTCCGTGCCACCGCCATCCCGTCCTTCTCGGTCGCACTCCGTGCGGTCGAGTCGCTGCTCATGAGCGGCGGCCAGCGCACCGCCCGCCGCAACGCCTGGACCTCCGTGCTGGAGGACCGCCGCCGCGCCAAGGACCGGGTCGAGGCGCAGCGCGTCCTCGACCGCTTCCCGGCCGTACGCCCGTAG
- a CDS encoding DUF4191 domain-containing protein yields the protein MARKETAAEAANPGRLKQIALTYKMTRKADPKIGLVLAAVGIVVFGVLLGIGFLIGHPVYLGILGLLLAFLAMAIVFGRRAERAAFGQMEGQPGAAAAVLDNIGRGWTTTPAVAMNRSQDVVHRAVGKAGIVLVAEGNPNRVKTLLAAEKKKMNRIVADVPVRDVIVGTGEGQVELKKLRTTMLKFPRVLTGPQVTATNDRLRALGDLMSNMPLPKGPMPKGMRMPRGGGPKAR from the coding sequence ATGGCGAGGAAGGAAACCGCAGCCGAGGCTGCCAACCCGGGGCGACTGAAGCAGATCGCCCTGACGTACAAGATGACCCGCAAGGCCGATCCGAAGATCGGTCTCGTACTCGCGGCTGTCGGCATCGTCGTCTTCGGTGTCCTTCTCGGGATCGGCTTCTTGATCGGCCACCCCGTCTATCTGGGCATCCTGGGCCTCCTGCTCGCCTTCCTGGCGATGGCGATCGTCTTCGGCCGCCGGGCCGAGCGGGCCGCCTTCGGGCAGATGGAGGGGCAGCCGGGCGCCGCCGCCGCGGTGCTGGACAACATCGGCCGCGGCTGGACCACCACCCCGGCCGTCGCCATGAACCGCAGCCAGGACGTGGTGCACCGCGCGGTCGGCAAGGCCGGCATCGTGCTGGTCGCCGAGGGCAACCCGAACCGGGTGAAGACCCTGCTCGCCGCCGAGAAGAAGAAGATGAACCGCATCGTCGCGGACGTCCCCGTGCGTGATGTGATCGTCGGCACCGGCGAAGGCCAGGTCGAGCTGAAGAAGCTGCGCACGACCATGCTGAAGTTCCCCCGCGTGCTGACCGGCCCCCAGGTGACCGCCACCAACGACCGGCTGCGCGCCCTGGGCGACCTGATGAGCAACATGCCGCTGCCGAAGGGCCCGATGCCCAAGGGCATGCGGATGCCGCGAGGCGGCGGCCCGAAGGCGCGCTGA